The following proteins come from a genomic window of Trifolium pratense cultivar HEN17-A07 linkage group LG4, ARS_RC_1.1, whole genome shotgun sequence:
- the LOC123881958 gene encoding uncharacterized protein At1g65710-like codes for MGACLSKKKASSTSSNPLSSTKSLSTPLSDNNVKLTLFKPETTLNNKNNNIVVQEKQQNLEEKVAKEHEEEPKKEIFIIKHRKSHDEREKNNIKITPFNVQHNLTSQNIDGFVSSSETESLNNNNNNNNNNSNKVGVVGVRTSSCTKEEVDAILIQCGRLSRSSSGKAASSSTRKYSGSKRSFDFDHCDNNDAISAEDEQKRVNASDNSEEYDGGVARHNNRPRHRNSPNAKSSNGRRRTPSRERDQRSSSRERRVSRSPGRRSSDTNANGSNNNNGSGSVSGCSRPGKMVTVPATVTSLVMDKSNNGESVKRVNVKRNVASPRSMSPARGIGNGVNQQQQQQPSLSRNNSARKTEVSPYRRNPLSDVDPNSLSYPQSNANNGGSKVQNKGKKEIEAETVQKPNVDMKDSKRNRTSNKVAMEKVVNCHPKEQQQQQEEEIKIMSDNAIVKNVVMPSGITRSRSARRSRDFDIISSADAPPTNPPQTSYTSLLLEDIQNFHQKNINTTQVSLPACLNKACSILEAVADLNSTTSSTFSNDKKIRNEYNNVVQESSFVESEIDVMEPSLHKYVTVKRGGSICGVIDMEDQESSGSNSFTVSSGQQQWNICSSGDSSECWSSRLNSKEDSLKRRECDHQHSGGIGRGRLATTAST; via the exons ATGGGTGCATGTTTAAGCAAGAAGAAAGCATCTTCTACTTCCTCAAACCCCCTTTCTTCCACCAAATCACTTTCCACACCCCTTTCTGATAACAATGTCAAATTAACCCTTTTCAAACCAGAAACAACCttgaacaacaaaaacaacaacattgTTGTTCAAGAGAAACAACAAAACCTAGAAGAAAAAGTTGCAAAAGAACATGAAGAAGAACCAAAAAAAGAGATTTTTATCATCAAACACAGAAAAAGCCATgatgaaagagagaaaaacaacaTCAAAATCACACCTTTCAATGTTCAACACAATCTCACATCACAAAACATTGATGGGTTTGTTTCATCTAGTGAAACAGAATcattgaacaacaacaacaataacaacaataataacagtAACAAAGTTGGTGTTGTTGGTGTGAGAACTTCAAGCTGTACAAAAGAAGAAGTTGATGCAATACTAATCCAATGTGGAAGACTTTCTAGAAGCTCTTCTGGAAAAGCTGCTTCTTCATCTACCAGAAAATATTCTGGTTCAAAAAGAAGTTTTGATTTTGATCACTGTGATAACAATGATGCAATTTCAGCTGAAGATGAACAAAAAAGAGTTAATGCTAGTGATAACAGTGAGGAATATGATGGCGGTGTTGCTCGCCATAACAACCGTCCACGCCACCGCAATTCTCCGAATGCAAAATCTTCTAATGGAAGGAGAAGAACACCAAGTAGAGAAAGAGATCAAAGGTCAAGTAGTAGAGAAAGAAGAGTGAGTAGATCTCCTGGAAGAAGATCTTCTGATACTAATGCAAATGgaagcaacaacaacaatggtTCTGGTTCGGTTTCGGGTTGTTCTAGGCCAGGGAAAATGGTGACTGTTCCTGCAACTGTTACATCATTGGTTATGGATAAAAGTAACAATGGTGAATCTGTTAAGAGGGTTAATGTGAAGAGAAATGTTGCATCGCCGCGTTCTATGTCACCTGCTAGAGGAATTGGGAATGGTGTGaatcagcagcagcagcagcaacctTCTCTTAGTAGGAATAATTCTGCAAGGAAAACTGAAGTTTCACCTTATAGAAGAAACCCTCTTAGTGATGTTGATCCTAATTCACTTTCTTATCCACAATCAAATGCTAATAATGGTGGAAGCAAAGTTCAGAATAAAGGCAAAAAGGAGATTGAAGCTGAGACTGTTCAG AAACCAAATGTTGATATGAAGGACAGCAAGAGAAACAGGACAAGCAACAAAGTTGCAATGGAAAAGGTTGTGAATTGCCACCCAAAGgaacaacaacagcaacaagAGGAAGAGATTAAGATAATGTCTGATAATGCTATTGTGAAGAATGTAGTAATGCCATCAGGGATTACAAGAAGCAGATCAGCTAGAAGATCAAGAGACTTCGACATCATAAGTTCGGCCGATGCTCCTCCAACCAATCCTCCACAAACATCCTACACATCATTACTCCTTGAAGACATTCAAAACTTTCATCAAAAGAACATAAACACAACACAAGTTTCTCTTCCAGCTTGTCTTAACAAAGCTTGTTCTATCCTTGAAGCTGTTGCTGATCTTAACTCTACAACAAGCTCAACTTTCTCAAATGACAAGAAAATTAGGAATGAGTATAACAATGTTGTTCAAGAATCATCATTTGTAGAATCTGAAATTGATGTGATGGAACCAAGTTTGCATAAGTATGTTACTGTTAAGAGAGGTGGTTCAATTTGTGGAgtaattgatatggaagatcaAGAATCTTCAGGTAGTAATAGCTTTACTGTGAGTAGTGGTCAACAACAATGGAATATTTGTTCTTCTGGTGATTCATCTGAATGTTGGAGTTCAAGATTGAATTCAAAAGAAGATAGTTTGAAAAGAAGAGAGTGTGATCATCAACATAGTGGCGGC